The Chengkuizengella sediminis genome segment ATATAAAACGGAATTAAAATTACCGTTTACTGCTTGGTTTGGTTATTTTACAATTGCTTTTTTAATCGGTAAACATTATAAAATTATCTCCAAAAAATTATTAAAATACAAGTGGATTACAATTTTTGGTGTACTAAGTTCAATGTTTATTGTTTATTTCAGTTACAAATCAGGAATTGTGAGTGTCAATTCAAGAAGATTTGATTTAATTCCATTAACCATTTCCATTAGTTTAGCTGTGATGGCATGGGGTCAACTGATGCCAAACCTCAGAGTCATAAATTTAATAAGCAAATATTCTTTTGGTATTTATTTAGTGCATTGGCAGGTACAGAGGTATATTGCTCCATATACAGTAGAGTGGTTTAATCATACCGTAACTCAAGTTTCGGGACTATTTGTGATTTCATTACTCATTACTATGACCTTGATTTATTTCATCTCACTATTACCTTTTGGAGCTTATATCGTTGGGAATACAAAAAATCATAAAGATAGAAAGAAAAAACAAATTAATTTAACTAGTGCATTGGAATACAAAACAAAACTAAAACACCTTTAGGTGTTCAATTGTGTACTTTCTAAACCACTATTTATTTTGGGGATATGGAGATATCACAAAAATGTTGAAATACTGAAATAAGCTTGTAGGAAAACTAATTTCCTACAAGCTTTTATTTAATTTTCTTTATAAATAAACAAATTACCAACCTACATTAATAAATAACGCATCAGGATCATGATGCTCTAATAAAGTACTATAATTTCTAACATCGTCATAAGCAAATCCATAAGCTAATCCATCAATGCTATAGTCATGCCAGAATTTTGCGTAGAAGTTAGCAGTATCATTTTGATAAAAGAAATTAGAATTCCCCCAATTTGCAGGATCGTACATAATACCTCTATTTAATGCTGCGCATACTTGAGCTTCTACTACTTTTTCATCCGAACTTCCTGTATCCATAGGACCTGAGCACTCGAATACTTCAAGTGTTGTTGGTTTATTTCTAATGAATAAATCATGTGGTCCGCCGTTTTTAGAAAAGACAAAATCATTGCCAACTACATGACCACTGAATGTACCAGCTTCAGCTGTAAATATTAATTCGTTTGTTCTATAGAAATCCCACACTTCATTTACGTAGTTATCAAAATAATTTCCGTAAATTCCATCAGGCTTAAACTCACCTTTACCTGGAGCAACAATTCTGTATGGCTCTTCAACTAAAGTTTGAAATTCTGCTGGCATTTCATTATTAAATGCAGTAAATAATTGATCACGAGTATAGGTCTCACCAACAATTCTGTCATAACCATCAGATGCAACTAATCTAGTTGTGATTGGAAAACTGAATTGGTCAACTCTTGTTGAGTTTCCATGATATCCCCATTGGTCAATGGTAAATTCAATCCACTCAAAATAAATGTCTTGGTTCGGATCTGTTGGATTATTTAAATCTGGTCCAGCGA includes the following:
- a CDS encoding acyltransferase family protein, whose amino-acid sequence is MIKEWNLLRVIACLSIVFLHSTTQTGNLAGYPNNEFYELLRILLCYATPTFIILSEIILANRYPKRLPDQFWQKRLKWIYVPFLVFAIIDAIIVKQLYSNIDFQKKLLDNILLGSYEGYFILIILQFYVLHSFVVRFNIPMRILVPISFIVMGFHLYLLNTNIPIIQEYKTELKLPFTAWFGYFTIAFLIGKHYKIISKKLLKYKWITIFGVLSSMFIVYFSYKSGIVSVNSRRFDLIPLTISISLAVMAWGQLMPNLRVINLISKYSFGIYLVHWQVQRYIAPYTVEWFNHTVTQVSGLFVISLLITMTLIYFISLLPFGAYIVGNTKNHKDRKKKQINLTSALEYKTKLKHL